A window of the Peptostreptococcaceae bacterium genome harbors these coding sequences:
- a CDS encoding phosphate butyryltransferase — translation MMLKNFDDLIALMNGNAEKKTVVVAGADDEHTLEGIHTTMKAGLIKAVLIGNKDKINMIIKNKCFQIDSPIINAEDEQQTAEIAVSLIREGKADFLMKGKLQTATLLKEVVNKETGINQGKVMSHVGLFEIPTYYKLIVITDGGMILNPDLAQKKAILENAVEALRCLGIVSPKVAVMAGAEVVNPKAPESVEALKLMELCETGEIKDCYVEGPISYDLAMSKEAAIIKGYDSIVAGDADILLMPSMTAGNMVGKSLTISGNTKMAGIIMGAKVPIVLTSRSASSEEKYLSLMFAAAVTR, via the coding sequence ATTATGCTGAAAAACTTCGATGATTTGATTGCACTTATGAATGGGAATGCGGAAAAGAAAACAGTAGTTGTTGCAGGTGCGGATGATGAGCACACCCTTGAAGGGATTCATACTACGATGAAGGCGGGTCTCATCAAGGCGGTGCTTATTGGTAACAAAGATAAAATCAACATGATTATAAAAAATAAATGTTTTCAGATTGACTCCCCAATCATTAATGCCGAGGATGAACAGCAGACTGCGGAAATTGCGGTTTCCCTCATCAGAGAAGGTAAAGCGGATTTCCTTATGAAAGGGAAATTACAAACAGCGACACTTCTAAAAGAGGTTGTAAACAAAGAAACAGGCATAAACCAGGGTAAGGTTATGTCACATGTCGGCCTCTTTGAAATTCCAACGTATTATAAGCTTATTGTCATAACAGACGGGGGGATGATTTTAAATCCGGACCTTGCTCAAAAAAAAGCGATCCTGGAAAATGCGGTAGAAGCTTTGAGATGTCTTGGAATTGTAAGTCCTAAAGTCGCTGTTATGGCTGGTGCTGAGGTGGTGAATCCAAAAGCTCCGGAATCGGTCGAGGCGCTCAAATTAATGGAGCTATGTGAGACAGGAGAAATTAAAGATTGCTATGTTGAAGGCCCCATTTCCTACGATCTGGCTATGAGTAAAGAGGCAGCAATTATTAAAGGGTATGACAGTATAGTAGCGGGAGATGCTGACATATTGTTGATGCCATCCATGACGGCAGGAAATATGGTAGGCAAGTCCTTAACCATATCCGGAAATACCAAAATGGCAGGAATCATCATGGGCGCGAAAGTGCCAATTGTTCTGACATCGAGGAGCGCTTCTTCGGAAGAAAAGTATCTCTCACTGATGTTTGCCGCAGCAGTAACACGATAA